In Halogeometricum sp. S1BR25-6, a single genomic region encodes these proteins:
- a CDS encoding DUF7288 family protein → MVTRDRGQAHTLEAVAASILLLSSIAFALQVTAVTPLTGSTSNQRIEDHQSVVAEDVLASQAANGTLKPGLLYWNESARHWHGAPWDGYHNGAPENTALGRALNDALLDRGVAYNVNVYFWRNDQRIREQVVYLGKPSDHASVATWTVTLYDDDVLRDADSDPTGTTLADAGEAYFVPDADPSGPVRGVVVVEVVTWRM, encoded by the coding sequence GTGGTGACGCGCGACCGGGGGCAGGCGCACACGCTCGAAGCCGTCGCCGCGAGCATCCTGCTGCTCTCCAGCATCGCCTTCGCCCTCCAGGTGACGGCGGTCACGCCGCTGACGGGGAGCACGTCGAACCAGCGAATCGAGGATCACCAGTCGGTCGTCGCGGAGGACGTCCTCGCCTCGCAGGCGGCCAACGGAACGCTGAAGCCCGGCCTGCTGTACTGGAACGAATCGGCCCGCCACTGGCACGGCGCGCCGTGGGACGGGTACCACAACGGCGCTCCCGAGAACACCGCGCTGGGACGGGCGCTGAACGACGCGCTCCTCGATAGAGGCGTCGCGTACAACGTGAACGTCTACTTCTGGCGCAACGACCAGCGCATCCGAGAGCAGGTCGTCTATCTCGGGAAGCCGAGCGACCACGCCTCCGTCGCCACGTGGACGGTCACCCTGTACGACGACGACGTGCTCAGGGACGCCGACAGCGACCCGACGGGGACGACGCTCGCCGACGCCGGCGAGGCGTACTTCGTGCCCGACGCGGACCCGAGCGGTCCGGTCCGCGGCGTCGTCGTCGTGGAGGTGGTGACGTGGCGGATGTGA
- a CDS encoding DUF7287 family protein, which yields MTSILADDRGQTTIDFVVGISIFLLVVAFVVLFVPGIFDPFDGTSRTQAADRFAATLASDALGDPATPATLNATCTGAFFEQMQTNADATAACGFDATADTVAAALGTDRYDVNVTVFDGGSVAELDDPAGGPAVALSAGPPVPDNEAVATTRRVVLLDGRTHQLAVRVW from the coding sequence ATGACCTCGATACTCGCCGACGACCGCGGGCAGACGACGATAGACTTCGTCGTCGGAATCAGCATCTTCCTCCTCGTCGTCGCGTTCGTCGTGCTGTTCGTCCCCGGCATCTTCGACCCCTTCGACGGGACGAGTCGGACGCAGGCGGCCGACCGGTTCGCGGCGACGCTGGCGAGCGACGCGCTGGGCGACCCCGCGACGCCGGCCACGCTGAACGCGACGTGCACGGGCGCGTTCTTCGAACAGATGCAGACGAACGCGGACGCGACGGCGGCGTGCGGCTTCGACGCCACCGCCGACACCGTGGCCGCGGCGCTCGGCACCGACCGCTACGACGTGAACGTCACCGTCTTCGACGGTGGCTCGGTCGCCGAACTCGACGACCCCGCGGGCGGGCCGGCGGTCGCGCTCAGCGCCGGTCCGCCGGTTCCGGACAACGAAGCGGTGGCGACGACGCGCCGCGTCGTCCTCCTCGACGGTCGGACCCACCAACTGGCGGTGAGAGTGTGGTGA
- a CDS encoding type II secretion system F family protein, which yields MSLDSSASGPGGLDRSTDALGDAFYPLFRLLFDEEGDFVSDVARKLEQARMPATVELYLSHALAVGVLVGGALWLLGSLLGYALFAFGVVSPETLSIGLPAPDPGAAAFLESLKMPFAVLVSGVVFGSLGFGAGFGTLVAMPYSKASTRKREINMLLPDAVSFMYALSVGGLNQLEILEAMGRAEDTYGEVAREFQSIVQETEYFGTDYRTAIQQQALVSPSSELSQFLTDMLSIVNSGGNMERFLDDKKDKHMRTAKQEQEMTLETLELFGEMYMTLSLFPLLLIIILVIMSMLGQAQESLLYGTVYGLIPLTGVGFLVLVSTVKQDEPGDGYLDPSGASDRLRQGHKEGLFHMGLIESFVGEHTLFDRVRSREGTYKTKQLLEHPHLFFRDNPLYSLFLTVPAALALLATAVVGGAAPLSWDAMLERPIWGTFVWWYVPVYTVGIPLAFFHGWNTRSRQAVVGKLSENLRKLSSANDTGQTLLESVKTVSDTSSGKLADEFEVLYAKVNYGMSLRSALVEFNNKYHIPRLARTVKLITKAQEASSQITDVLTTAAQASENQDDIERERKSRTMMQVAIILMTYVTLLAVMAILKTQFLDVMAELTSQTSSSGGSEAVQGGPDFGGGVDTALLSLLFLHAVTLQATLSGLISGYIRNADIISGVKFVVVLQTLALAVWMVVG from the coding sequence ATGAGCCTCGACTCGTCCGCGTCCGGACCGGGGGGACTCGACCGGAGCACCGACGCCCTCGGCGACGCGTTCTACCCGCTGTTCCGTCTGCTGTTCGACGAAGAGGGCGACTTCGTGAGCGACGTCGCTCGGAAGCTCGAACAGGCGCGGATGCCGGCGACGGTGGAGTTGTACCTCTCGCACGCCCTCGCCGTCGGCGTCCTCGTCGGCGGGGCGCTCTGGCTCCTCGGCTCGCTGCTGGGCTACGCGCTGTTCGCGTTCGGCGTCGTCTCGCCGGAGACGCTCAGCATCGGCCTCCCGGCTCCCGATCCGGGAGCGGCGGCGTTTCTGGAGTCGTTGAAGATGCCGTTCGCGGTGCTCGTCTCCGGCGTCGTCTTCGGGAGCCTCGGCTTCGGCGCGGGGTTCGGGACGCTCGTAGCGATGCCGTACTCGAAGGCCTCCACCCGGAAGCGCGAGATAAACATGCTACTGCCCGACGCCGTTTCCTTCATGTACGCCCTCTCGGTGGGCGGGCTGAACCAACTGGAGATTCTGGAGGCGATGGGCCGCGCGGAGGACACCTACGGCGAAGTCGCCCGCGAGTTCCAGAGCATCGTTCAGGAGACGGAGTACTTCGGCACGGACTACCGCACCGCCATCCAACAGCAGGCGCTGGTGTCGCCGTCGTCCGAACTCTCTCAGTTCCTCACCGACATGCTCTCAATCGTCAACTCCGGCGGCAACATGGAGCGGTTCCTCGACGACAAGAAGGACAAGCACATGCGGACGGCAAAGCAGGAACAGGAGATGACCCTGGAGACGCTGGAACTGTTCGGCGAGATGTACATGACGCTCTCGCTGTTCCCTCTGCTTCTCATCATCATCCTCGTCATCATGAGCATGCTCGGGCAGGCTCAGGAGTCGCTTTTGTACGGGACGGTGTACGGACTCATCCCGCTGACCGGCGTCGGCTTCCTCGTTCTCGTCTCGACGGTGAAACAGGACGAACCCGGCGACGGCTACCTCGACCCTTCGGGCGCCTCCGACCGCCTCCGACAGGGGCACAAGGAGGGGCTGTTCCACATGGGTCTCATCGAGAGCTTCGTCGGCGAGCACACCCTCTTCGACCGCGTTCGCTCGCGCGAGGGGACGTACAAGACGAAGCAACTGCTCGAACACCCCCACCTGTTCTTCCGCGACAACCCGCTGTACTCGCTGTTTCTCACCGTTCCGGCCGCTCTCGCACTGCTCGCGACGGCCGTCGTCGGCGGAGCGGCACCGCTGTCGTGGGACGCGATGCTGGAGCGACCTATCTGGGGGACGTTCGTCTGGTGGTACGTCCCCGTCTACACCGTCGGCATCCCGCTGGCGTTCTTCCACGGGTGGAACACCCGCTCTCGACAGGCCGTCGTCGGAAAGCTCTCGGAGAACCTCCGGAAACTCTCCAGCGCCAACGACACCGGCCAGACGCTCCTCGAATCGGTCAAGACCGTCTCCGACACCTCCTCCGGAAAGCTCGCCGACGAGTTCGAGGTGCTGTACGCGAAGGTGAACTACGGGATGAGCCTCCGGTCGGCGCTCGTGGAGTTCAACAACAAGTACCACATTCCCCGCCTCGCACGGACGGTGAAGCTCATCACGAAGGCCCAGGAGGCCTCCAGTCAGATCACGGACGTGCTGACGACGGCCGCGCAGGCCTCCGAGAACCAGGACGACATCGAACGCGAGCGGAAGTCGCGGACGATGATGCAGGTTGCGATCATCCTCATGACGTACGTCACGCTCCTGGCCGTGATGGCCATCCTGAAGACGCAGTTCCTCGACGTGATGGCCGAACTCACCTCGCAGACGAGTTCGAGCGGCGGGTCGGAGGCGGTTCAGGGCGGGCCTGACTTCGGCGGCGGCGTCGACACCGCCCTGCTCTCGCTTTTGTTCCTCCACGCGGTGACGCTGCAGGCGACGCTGTCGGGCCTCATCAGCGGCTACATCCGGAACGCGGACATCATCTCGGGCGTCAAGTTCGTCGTGGTGCTCCAGACGCTCGCGCTCGCGGTGTGGATGGTGGTCGGATGA
- a CDS encoding type II/IV secretion system ATPase subunit — protein MATDDDASPPVRRESDGDDEDVLEGEVGGDRVALDGDVAPGGAAGRESKDASTGESGDEANATVGEYTWAHFLDEFGAEGDADALYDGRDPRAPRADSRWDDGDEPSAPSRPTREDWRNVELDPTEERYLGHHPADTEDEVRAAAGEAARIQREFEAFCDPETTPVVKDVWMWEHYKREYYYEADGSRPRDEEGEREQFDAEEALGFDPDVVENALARGGRRAEELEKVVDERTVDVNEELDEDAFFSDDRGLTTVTNRYDLEKAVPMEKKTHFREVERYWVNKPHSFVVIFRSTKENETKYYVVEPYQNEIEADLTEFLTGKLRTAIKYDDESTIGTEDGTRRRVIERQSLELLERYDLYDPGPDGYSDSLSLLPDSGETGAGADAEEADGPGTVESLLGRLGLGGDVDGAEAEVEAETPAADGGTVSNGPRDGTVGTLARRLGLNESSLGGRLDGLFAKPPRERAGLDGIAARPEPAVLAEDAATLTEYQVEKLLYYLRRDFIGYERIDGVKHDINVEDISCDGYNSPVFVYHSDYEQIISNVFHGKEELDDFVVKLAQRSGKGISKRRPQVDATLPDGSRAQLTLGREVSDHGTNYTIRQFKDVPFTPIDLINWNTFSLEEMAFLWLCIENHKSLIFAGGTASGKTTSLNAVSLFIPSNTKIVSIEDTREVELPQRNWIASVTRPSFSDDDKGDVDEFDLLEAALRQRPDYIVMGEIRGEEGRTLFQVMSTGHTTYTTFHADSVGEVLKRFTTEPINVSKTMFTALDLVSIQTSTRVQGNKVRRNKSLTEINHYDAENDEINVQDVYQWQAENDEYLQMGSSNTLEEIRFDRGWSEDTLDEELFLRRVVLAYLIDRGLNTYTQVAATLQAFINDPDTILTLMAEDELERSLEDLREMESVHINVDPEKEEMVPRPDPPEEVRDLCRAILDQAEADLFADYRGQEAGEVADALRDVADEPNVSAGYEDHSALDALEEATRPDPELAEADERPPELAEGDGDDGDDSASSERDASKDAPPALDAGDEESTEADAEAADAEAADAEVNTEATSVEATDAEAEARLDATDEPDASGDDPSDGDDAETAGTADIDDLIGEDVSAELEEDGWGFGEFEDADPKDAAETDDESGNGEEGERGDSRDDDGGGGAA, from the coding sequence ATGGCTACCGACGACGACGCGTCCCCACCGGTCCGACGGGAGTCGGACGGCGACGACGAGGACGTGTTGGAGGGGGAGGTCGGCGGCGACCGGGTGGCTCTCGACGGCGACGTCGCACCGGGGGGTGCGGCGGGTCGAGAGTCGAAGGACGCATCGACTGGCGAGTCCGGGGACGAGGCGAACGCGACCGTCGGCGAGTACACGTGGGCGCACTTCCTCGACGAGTTCGGCGCGGAGGGTGACGCGGATGCGCTCTACGACGGGCGCGATCCGCGGGCGCCGCGCGCCGACTCGCGGTGGGACGACGGCGACGAACCGTCCGCCCCGTCGCGACCGACCCGCGAGGACTGGCGGAACGTCGAGTTGGACCCCACCGAGGAGCGCTACCTCGGCCACCATCCGGCCGACACCGAAGACGAGGTTCGCGCGGCGGCGGGCGAGGCCGCCCGAATCCAGCGCGAGTTCGAGGCGTTCTGCGACCCCGAGACGACGCCCGTCGTCAAGGATGTCTGGATGTGGGAGCACTACAAGCGCGAGTACTACTACGAGGCTGACGGCTCCCGACCCCGCGACGAGGAGGGGGAGAGAGAACAGTTCGACGCCGAGGAGGCGTTGGGGTTCGACCCCGACGTCGTCGAGAACGCCCTCGCGCGCGGCGGACGCCGCGCGGAGGAACTGGAGAAAGTGGTCGACGAACGGACCGTCGACGTGAACGAGGAGTTGGACGAGGACGCCTTCTTCTCGGACGACCGGGGTCTGACGACCGTGACGAACCGCTACGACTTGGAGAAGGCGGTCCCGATGGAGAAGAAGACGCACTTCCGCGAGGTAGAGCGCTACTGGGTGAACAAACCCCACTCGTTCGTCGTCATCTTCCGGTCGACGAAGGAGAACGAGACGAAGTACTACGTCGTCGAACCCTACCAGAACGAAATCGAGGCGGACCTCACCGAGTTCCTCACCGGGAAGCTCCGCACTGCCATCAAGTACGACGACGAGAGCACCATCGGGACGGAGGACGGCACCCGACGCCGCGTCATCGAACGGCAGTCGCTCGAACTGCTCGAACGCTACGACCTGTACGACCCCGGTCCGGACGGCTACTCCGACTCGTTGTCGCTGCTCCCCGACTCGGGCGAGACCGGCGCCGGCGCCGACGCCGAGGAAGCCGACGGACCGGGCACCGTCGAGAGCCTCCTCGGACGCCTCGGACTCGGTGGCGACGTCGATGGTGCGGAAGCGGAGGTGGAGGCAGAGACGCCGGCCGCCGACGGCGGAACCGTCTCGAACGGACCCCGAGACGGGACGGTCGGAACGCTCGCGCGCCGTCTCGGACTGAACGAGTCGTCGCTCGGCGGCCGCCTCGACGGTCTCTTCGCCAAACCACCGCGGGAGCGGGCGGGCCTCGACGGCATCGCGGCGCGCCCCGAACCCGCGGTGCTCGCCGAGGACGCCGCGACGCTGACCGAGTACCAAGTCGAGAAACTGCTCTACTACCTCCGGCGGGACTTCATCGGCTACGAGCGCATCGACGGCGTCAAACACGACATCAACGTCGAAGACATCTCCTGCGACGGTTACAACTCGCCGGTGTTCGTCTATCACTCCGACTACGAGCAGATCATCTCGAACGTCTTCCACGGGAAGGAAGAACTGGACGACTTCGTCGTGAAACTCGCCCAGCGCTCCGGGAAGGGTATCTCGAAACGCCGCCCGCAGGTGGACGCGACGCTGCCCGACGGCTCTCGCGCACAACTCACGCTCGGCCGCGAAGTCTCTGACCACGGGACGAACTACACCATCCGGCAGTTCAAGGACGTGCCGTTCACCCCTATCGACCTGATAAACTGGAACACGTTCTCCTTGGAGGAGATGGCGTTCCTGTGGCTCTGCATCGAGAACCACAAGTCGCTCATCTTCGCCGGCGGGACCGCCTCCGGGAAGACCACCTCGCTGAACGCGGTGTCGCTGTTCATCCCCTCGAACACCAAAATCGTCTCCATCGAGGACACCCGCGAAGTCGAACTCCCCCAGCGGAACTGGATTGCCTCCGTCACGCGCCCGTCGTTCTCCGACGACGACAAGGGCGACGTCGACGAGTTCGACCTGCTGGAGGCCGCCCTCCGGCAGCGACCCGACTACATCGTCATGGGCGAGATTCGCGGCGAGGAGGGGCGCACGCTGTTTCAGGTGATGTCGACCGGGCACACGACGTACACCACCTTCCACGCCGACAGCGTCGGCGAGGTGCTCAAGCGGTTCACGACCGAACCCATCAACGTCTCGAAGACGATGTTCACCGCCCTCGATTTGGTGTCCATCCAGACGTCGACGCGCGTGCAGGGCAACAAGGTCCGACGGAACAAGTCGCTGACCGAGATAAACCACTACGACGCCGAGAACGACGAGATAAACGTTCAGGACGTCTACCAGTGGCAGGCCGAGAACGACGAGTACCTCCAGATGGGCTCTTCGAACACCTTAGAGGAGATACGCTTCGACCGCGGGTGGAGCGAAGACACGCTGGATGAGGAGCTGTTCCTCCGACGGGTCGTCCTCGCGTACCTCATCGACCGCGGCCTCAACACGTACACGCAGGTGGCCGCCACGCTCCAGGCGTTCATCAACGACCCCGACACCATCCTGACGCTGATGGCCGAGGACGAACTCGAACGCAGCCTCGAGGACCTCCGCGAGATGGAGTCGGTCCACATCAACGTCGACCCCGAGAAGGAGGAGATGGTCCCCCGACCGGACCCGCCGGAGGAGGTCCGGGACCTCTGCCGCGCCATCCTCGACCAGGCCGAGGCGGACCTGTTCGCGGACTACCGCGGTCAGGAGGCCGGCGAGGTGGCCGACGCCCTGCGGGACGTCGCCGACGAACCGAACGTGAGCGCGGGCTACGAGGACCACTCGGCGCTCGACGCCTTGGAAGAGGCGACCCGACCCGACCCGGAACTCGCCGAAGCCGACGAGCGTCCGCCGGAACTGGCGGAGGGCGACGGCGACGACGGGGACGACTCCGCATCGAGCGAACGCGACGCGTCGAAGGACGCACCGCCGGCGCTGGACGCGGGCGACGAGGAGAGCACAGAAGCGGACGCGGAGGCGGCGGACGCCGAAGCCGCAGACGCGGAAGTGAACACGGAGGCGACGAGCGTGGAGGCCACGGACGCCGAAGCCGAGGCTCGCCTCGACGCGACGGACGAACCGGACGCGTCGGGGGACGACCCGAGCGACGGGGACGACGCGGAGACGGCCGGGACCGCCGACATCGACGACCTGATCGGCGAGGACGTCTCCGCCGAGTTGGAGGAGGACGGCTGGGGCTTCGGGGAGTTCGAGGACGCCGACCCGAAAGACGCCGCGGAGACGGACGACGAGAGCGGCAACGGAGAGGAGGGCGAACGCGGTGACAGCCGCGACGACGACGGCGGCGGGGGAGCCGCGTAG
- a CDS encoding Sec-independent protein translocase subunit TatA/TatB, with amino-acid sequence MFQTIPLFPGIPGGPELLIVLLVLVLLFGANKIPKLARSTGQAMGEFQRGRNEIEEELKQMESTDEDDEDDEATAASPSTATETTSTSTSTSTSSDSNSN; translated from the coding sequence ATGTTCCAGACTATCCCCCTGTTCCCGGGGATTCCAGGTGGGCCGGAGCTCCTCATCGTCCTGCTCGTGCTCGTGCTGCTGTTCGGGGCGAACAAGATTCCGAAGCTCGCCCGGTCCACGGGTCAGGCCATGGGCGAGTTCCAGCGCGGACGTAACGAAATCGAAGAAGAGCTCAAGCAGATGGAGAGCACGGACGAGGACGACGAAGACGACGAGGCGACGGCTGCGTCCCCGTCGACGGCCACGGAGACGACGTCGACATCGACTTCGACTTCGACCTCCTCGGATTCGAACTCCAACTGA
- a CDS encoding DoxX family membrane protein, with protein MLNRLLFIFARIAFGAKFAHDGYDNLASTDDMVAYADSVGVPFADVLVPVASFLLFAGGILLALGLAPLLGVVAIATFLLGVTPQMHDFWNMEGDQRDEELDAFLRNASFLGAAVAFAVAIRERKANLN; from the coding sequence ATGCTCAATCGCCTGCTGTTCATCTTCGCGCGGATCGCCTTCGGGGCGAAGTTCGCCCACGACGGCTACGACAACCTCGCGAGCACCGACGACATGGTCGCCTACGCCGACAGCGTCGGCGTCCCGTTCGCGGACGTCCTCGTCCCGGTCGCGAGTTTCCTGCTGTTCGCCGGCGGCATCCTGCTGGCTCTCGGACTCGCGCCGCTTCTGGGCGTCGTCGCCATCGCCACCTTCCTCCTCGGCGTGACGCCGCAGATGCACGACTTTTGGAACATGGAGGGCGATCAGCGAGACGAGGAACTCGACGCGTTCCTCCGCAACGCCTCCTTCCTCGGCGCCGCCGTCGCCTTCGCCGTCGCGATACGCGAGCGCAAAGCGAACCTGAACTGA
- a CDS encoding redoxin domain-containing protein gives MVSEGDDAPDFTVPLADGDVGTFSLSEHLDDAPFVLAFFPAAFTSTCTTEMRTFRDRMARFDDVDATVYGISIDTPFTLNEFRRQNDLEFALLSDTNRELVHEYDIAMDFADAGVRDVAKRAVFVVDGDGEVAYKWVSDDPGVEPDYEEVAAAAESVRA, from the coding sequence ATGGTCTCAGAAGGCGATGACGCTCCCGACTTCACCGTCCCGCTCGCGGACGGCGACGTCGGGACGTTCTCCCTCTCCGAGCACCTCGACGACGCACCGTTCGTACTCGCCTTTTTCCCCGCCGCGTTCACGAGTACGTGCACGACGGAGATGCGCACGTTCCGCGACCGCATGGCGCGGTTCGACGACGTGGACGCGACGGTGTACGGTATCAGTATCGACACCCCGTTCACGCTCAACGAGTTCCGGCGGCAGAACGACCTCGAGTTCGCCCTCCTGAGCGACACCAACCGCGAACTCGTCCACGAGTACGACATCGCGATGGACTTCGCCGACGCGGGCGTCCGCGACGTCGCCAAGCGCGCGGTGTTCGTCGTCGACGGCGACGGCGAGGTAGCCTACAAGTGGGTCAGCGACGACCCGGGCGTCGAACCCGACTACGAGGAGGTCGCCGCGGCCGCCGAATCAGTCCGCGCCTGA
- a CDS encoding HD domain-containing protein — protein sequence MAHVTDDVGREYKPDADHNFPDEKLNEVLPTLLDDPEVKTYLKAQNVNAVTRKGYNDHGEKHIEIVRNRALRLYDLLKDGDVEFNGASQQGLEEEDEAVVIALAATLHDIGHVVHRDEHAYYSIPLAADLLDRFLPQFYDTSEVVRVKAEVLHAILCHHTEEDPLTTEAGVIRVSDALDMERGRSRIPYEKGGRGINTLSSQAIDSVTLKSGDNKPVLVEIEMVNAAGVYQVDNLLKAKLHKSLLEDYIRIVAVNTKAEDQLVERIEL from the coding sequence ATGGCTCACGTAACCGACGACGTCGGCCGGGAGTACAAACCCGACGCGGACCACAATTTTCCCGACGAAAAGCTCAACGAGGTCCTTCCGACGCTCCTCGACGACCCCGAGGTAAAGACGTATCTGAAGGCGCAGAACGTCAACGCGGTCACCCGAAAGGGGTACAACGACCACGGCGAGAAGCACATCGAAATCGTTCGGAACCGCGCGCTCCGACTGTACGACCTCCTGAAGGACGGCGACGTCGAGTTCAACGGCGCCTCCCAGCAGGGACTCGAAGAGGAAGACGAGGCGGTCGTCATCGCCCTCGCCGCGACCCTGCACGACATCGGCCACGTCGTCCACCGCGACGAACACGCCTACTACTCGATTCCGCTCGCTGCGGACCTCCTCGACCGGTTCCTCCCGCAGTTCTACGACACCTCCGAGGTCGTCCGGGTGAAAGCGGAGGTGCTCCACGCCATCCTCTGTCACCACACGGAGGAGGACCCCCTCACGACCGAGGCGGGCGTCATCCGCGTCTCCGACGCCCTGGACATGGAGCGCGGTCGGTCGCGCATCCCCTACGAGAAGGGCGGCCGCGGCATCAACACGCTGTCGAGTCAGGCGATAGACAGCGTGACGCTGAAATCCGGCGACAACAAGCCCGTACTCGTGGAGATAGAGATGGTGAACGCCGCGGGCGTCTACCAGGTCGACAACCTCCTGAAGGCGAAGCTCCACAAATCCCTGCTCGAAGACTACATCCGCATCGTCGCCGTCAACACCAAGGCCGAAGACCAACTCGTCGAGCGCATCGAACTGTAG
- a CDS encoding mechanosensitive ion channel family protein, with product MSVGGAVGALQVGETGLYEFIGTALRSLGVPDGVAEPLTRAIAFLVAFLAVYLLGRTFLFPIVNRMMDSRELEAHAQKPLRRLLGVAIVFVAITAAFGAARLPNFLQSLATIAAAATLAIGLAMQDVLQNFVAGVFIYTDRPFRIGDWIEWEGNSGIVEDISFRVTRVRTFDNELLTVPNSQLTDGVIKNPVAKDTLRLQVPFGIGYDDDIDAATEVIVGEAEAHPDILDDPAPSVRLTELGDSSVVLTARIWISNPSRADFVKTKAEYVKRVKDGFDERGIDIPYPNRTLGGDLTVSGLRELSESSGSVGD from the coding sequence ATGAGCGTCGGGGGGGCGGTCGGCGCCCTGCAGGTCGGAGAGACGGGACTGTACGAGTTCATCGGCACGGCCCTCCGGAGTCTCGGCGTCCCGGACGGGGTGGCCGAACCGCTCACGCGGGCCATCGCGTTCCTCGTCGCCTTCCTCGCCGTCTACCTCCTCGGCCGGACGTTCCTCTTTCCCATCGTCAACCGGATGATGGACTCGCGGGAACTCGAAGCGCACGCGCAGAAGCCGCTGCGGCGACTGCTCGGCGTGGCCATCGTCTTCGTCGCCATCACCGCCGCGTTCGGCGCCGCGAGGCTCCCGAACTTCCTGCAGTCGCTCGCGACCATCGCCGCGGCCGCGACGCTCGCCATCGGCCTCGCGATGCAAGACGTGCTCCAGAACTTCGTCGCCGGCGTGTTCATCTACACGGACCGGCCGTTCCGCATCGGCGATTGGATCGAGTGGGAGGGTAACTCCGGCATCGTCGAGGACATCAGCTTCCGCGTCACCCGCGTCCGCACGTTCGACAACGAACTGCTCACCGTGCCGAACTCCCAACTCACCGACGGCGTCATCAAGAACCCCGTCGCCAAGGACACCCTGCGACTGCAGGTGCCGTTCGGCATCGGTTACGACGACGATATCGACGCCGCGACGGAGGTCATCGTCGGGGAGGCGGAGGCGCATCCGGACATCCTCGACGACCCCGCCCCGTCGGTCCGACTGACCGAACTGGGCGACTCCTCGGTCGTCCTCACCGCGCGCATCTGGATCTCGAACCCCTCGCGCGCCGACTTCGTGAAGACGAAGGCCGAGTACGTCAAGCGGGTCAAAGACGGGTTCGACGAACGGGGTATCGACATCCCGTACCCGAACCGTACGCTCGGCGGCGACCTCACGGTGTCCGGCCTGCGAGAACTGTCGGAGTCCTCCGGGTCGGTCGGCGACTGA
- a CDS encoding YhbY family RNA-binding protein encodes MGNQDLRKEAHDLDVTVWVGKSGIGAVEEELSDQLRERNLVKVKFLRSARAGSTVEELTEELAARVDADVVETRGNTGVVHR; translated from the coding sequence ATGGGTAATCAGGACCTCCGCAAGGAGGCGCACGACCTCGACGTGACCGTCTGGGTCGGCAAGAGCGGCATCGGCGCCGTCGAAGAGGAGCTATCGGACCAACTGCGGGAACGGAACCTCGTGAAGGTGAAGTTCCTCCGGTCGGCGCGCGCCGGGTCGACAGTGGAGGAACTGACCGAGGAACTCGCGGCGCGCGTGGACGCGGACGTCGTCGAAACGCGAGGGAACACCGGCGTCGTCCACAGATGA
- a CDS encoding ribonuclease P protein component 4, giving the protein MSIAEERIERLHGLAREAAADGEFDRSREYVRLARRLAERNRCGLPKGLQRSACDACDVYLRPGRNARVRVHRGRVVVRCRDCGATKRFPVD; this is encoded by the coding sequence ATGAGTATCGCGGAGGAGCGCATCGAACGCCTGCACGGACTCGCCCGCGAGGCAGCGGCCGACGGCGAGTTCGACCGCTCGCGCGAGTACGTCCGCCTCGCGCGCCGCCTCGCCGAGCGGAACCGGTGCGGACTCCCGAAGGGGCTCCAGCGGTCGGCGTGCGACGCCTGCGACGTCTACCTCCGACCGGGGCGGAACGCGCGCGTCCGGGTCCATCGCGGACGCGTCGTCGTCCGCTGCCGCGACTGCGGGGCGACGAAGCGGTTTCCGGTCGACTGA